A window of the Butyricimonas virosa genome harbors these coding sequences:
- a CDS encoding AAA domain-containing protein yields MASEQIPSPLVDLLRQYKLLQEEFEFEKETFYQQTQRAGIPKRIQQGVCWYPVSANKNYYNSLNQLIIEIKRDENDDTDHNFEYGRPVCFFRFDQTGNLRYFSFAATISYVHENTMLVVLPNSNSLLDIQGCPDLGVQLYFDGTSYKTMFSALTEVMEAKNNRLAHLREVILGNEMAEQRKLQPIHLTWLNHSQEQAVNRVLATKEVAVVHGPPGTGKTTTLVEAVYETLRRENQVMVCAQSNTAVDWIAEKLLDRGVNVLRIGNPTRVNDKMLSFTYERKFESHPAYPTLRAARTSIRELSGRLKRLKGAKRESARRKLHDLRDQAIKLEIKIDAQLFGEARVIACTLVGSANKQLNGKIFSTLFIDEAAQALEAACWIAISKAYRVILAGDHCQLPPTIKCYEAAKGGLDRTLLQKIIQRKPETVSMLETQYRMHEDIMYFPSQQFYKGRLQASPEVRHRNILEYDTPIEWFDTALCEFSEDCVNETYGRINKPEAELLVKQLQEYIEKIGIERVLDERIDFGLISPYRVQVQYIRQIIKRNRFFIPLRKLITIHTVDGFQGQERDVILISLVRANSEGNIGFLNDLRRMNVAITRARMKLIILGDATTLTSHPFYKALYEYIREKGKIIEIQPETPDTFPS; encoded by the coding sequence ATGGCCAGCGAACAAATACCTTCCCCTTTGGTTGATCTCCTGCGGCAATACAAACTGTTGCAAGAGGAATTCGAGTTTGAAAAAGAGACATTCTACCAACAAACACAACGTGCAGGAATCCCTAAACGGATTCAGCAAGGTGTTTGCTGGTATCCCGTGTCAGCAAATAAAAATTATTACAACTCGTTAAACCAACTCATCATCGAGATCAAACGAGATGAGAATGACGACACGGATCATAATTTCGAATACGGTCGTCCGGTTTGTTTTTTCCGTTTTGACCAAACGGGGAATCTGCGTTATTTCAGTTTCGCGGCAACTATCAGTTACGTTCACGAAAACACGATGCTCGTCGTGTTACCCAACTCCAACAGCCTTCTGGATATTCAAGGATGCCCGGATCTGGGCGTACAACTCTACTTTGACGGGACCTCCTATAAAACCATGTTTTCCGCCCTAACAGAAGTCATGGAAGCCAAGAACAACCGCCTCGCCCACTTACGGGAAGTTATACTGGGAAACGAGATGGCAGAACAACGGAAACTTCAACCAATTCACTTGACGTGGCTGAATCATTCACAAGAACAAGCGGTAAACCGGGTATTGGCAACCAAAGAGGTTGCAGTTGTTCACGGCCCTCCCGGAACCGGAAAAACGACCACGCTCGTCGAGGCCGTCTACGAAACACTACGACGAGAGAATCAAGTAATGGTTTGCGCCCAAAGCAACACAGCCGTGGACTGGATTGCCGAAAAGTTACTGGACCGGGGAGTCAATGTACTACGAATCGGGAACCCCACACGGGTAAACGACAAGATGCTGTCATTCACGTACGAACGCAAATTCGAATCTCATCCCGCCTACCCCACGTTACGAGCCGCAAGAACATCTATCCGGGAACTCTCCGGGCGTCTGAAACGTTTGAAAGGAGCCAAACGGGAATCCGCCCGCCGGAAGCTGCATGATTTACGGGACCAAGCCATTAAATTGGAAATCAAGATTGATGCCCAACTCTTCGGGGAGGCCCGCGTGATTGCCTGTACGTTGGTCGGTTCCGCCAATAAACAATTAAACGGGAAAATATTCTCCACCCTTTTTATCGATGAGGCCGCGCAAGCTTTAGAAGCCGCCTGCTGGATTGCCATATCCAAGGCTTACCGGGTAATACTCGCCGGGGACCACTGCCAGTTACCTCCCACCATCAAATGTTACGAAGCAGCGAAAGGTGGGTTGGATCGCACGCTACTCCAAAAGATTATCCAACGTAAACCCGAAACTGTTTCCATGCTCGAAACTCAGTACCGGATGCACGAAGACATCATGTACTTCCCCTCGCAACAGTTCTACAAAGGCCGTTTGCAAGCATCTCCGGAAGTACGCCACCGTAACATTCTCGAATACGACACTCCCATCGAATGGTTCGACACGGCCCTCTGCGAGTTCTCTGAAGATTGTGTCAACGAAACATACGGGCGCATCAACAAACCGGAAGCCGAATTACTAGTAAAACAATTACAGGAATATATCGAGAAAATCGGTATCGAACGAGTACTGGATGAAAGAATCGATTTCGGGTTGATATCCCCTTATCGGGTGCAAGTACAATATATCCGACAAATCATCAAACGAAACCGCTTTTTTATCCCCTTGCGAAAACTCATCACGATTCACACCGTGGACGGATTCCAAGGCCAAGAACGGGATGTTATCCTAATCAGTCTCGTACGGGCCAACAGCGAGGGAAACATCGGATTTCTGAATGACCTGCGCCGCATGAACGTGGCCATCACCCGAGCCCGC
- the map gene encoding type I methionyl aminopeptidase, producing MLFNKNENKPASSIEEKIKLYRRQGHIVPPRKIIKNAEQIEGIRESAKINTAVLDHVAANIREGMSTEDINTLVYDFTVAHGAIPAPLNYEGFPKSVCTSINEEVCHGIPDKNIILRSGDIINVDVSTIYNGYFSDASRMFMIGEVAEDRQKLVRVTKECLEKGIEAAQPWRFLGDVGAVIQEHAESNGYSVVREFCGHGVGLKFHEIPEVEHVGRRGTGMLLVPGMIFTIEPMINMGERDIFIDEDNDWTVITEDEQPSAQWENTILITETGNEILTW from the coding sequence ATGCTATTCAATAAAAACGAAAACAAACCGGCATCCTCCATCGAGGAAAAAATCAAACTCTATCGTCGTCAGGGTCACATTGTTCCCCCCCGAAAGATTATCAAGAACGCGGAACAGATTGAAGGCATCCGCGAAAGTGCAAAAATCAACACGGCCGTGTTGGATCACGTGGCGGCTAACATCCGGGAAGGAATGTCAACCGAGGATATTAACACGCTGGTATACGATTTCACCGTGGCACACGGGGCTATCCCCGCACCATTGAATTACGAGGGTTTTCCCAAAAGTGTATGTACTTCCATTAACGAAGAAGTATGTCACGGGATACCGGACAAGAATATTATTTTAAGAAGTGGTGACATTATCAATGTTGACGTTTCCACTATATACAACGGTTACTTTTCAGATGCATCCCGTATGTTCATGATCGGGGAAGTCGCGGAAGATCGCCAAAAACTGGTACGTGTCACGAAAGAATGTTTGGAAAAAGGCATTGAGGCCGCACAACCCTGGCGTTTTCTCGGAGACGTGGGCGCCGTGATCCAGGAACATGCCGAAAGTAACGGGTACTCGGTTGTCCGGGAATTCTGCGGACACGGGGTCGGCTTAAAATTCCACGAGATTCCGGAAGTGGAACACGTGGGAAGACGAGGTACGGGAATGCTGCTCGTTCCGGGCATGATCTTCACAATAGAACCGATGATTAACATGGGAGAGCGTGACATATTCATCGATGAAGATAACGACTGGACGGTTATCACGGAAGACGAACAACCTTCTGCTCAATGGGAAAATACCATATTAATTACGGAAACCGGGAACGAAATATTAACCTGGTAA
- a CDS encoding helix-turn-helix transcriptional regulator, which translates to MKNSLYVCLLEFYDCGKFCPSCGISPQITCRRDFSQNDACVGDGMVVPDFFSSFALIPIIESMYQEYSPHPVLSPYIDKYWEVKGSPEMGEKMIILPDGCTDFIFNLDDVRNLEDKNRFGIDPLHGYFVGAMKTYSELSVCAGSLHVIGVRFTPCGLTVFTKKPLGELSGQRLHLRDVGFLFHEEFASFLREKNTLVERLQVIEAFLMSRLKYAEEVDRQIVWTTGVIRQAGGLLPIRELMSRVCICQRHFERRFKHATGYTPKEYSRVVKFRRAMDVLRQVSGNNLFSVAVDCGYYDSSHLVKEFKKLSGSSPMVFTSLPADTPITYLGE; encoded by the coding sequence TTGAAAAACAGTTTGTACGTGTGTTTGCTTGAATTTTACGATTGTGGAAAATTTTGCCCCAGTTGTGGAATTTCTCCCCAAATTACCTGTAGAAGAGACTTTTCTCAAAATGATGCCTGTGTTGGAGATGGTATGGTCGTCCCGGATTTTTTTAGTAGCTTTGCCTTGATACCAATAATTGAATCCATGTACCAAGAATATTCCCCTCATCCGGTGTTATCTCCTTATATAGACAAATATTGGGAAGTGAAAGGCTCACCGGAAATGGGTGAGAAGATGATAATTTTGCCTGATGGTTGTACCGATTTCATTTTTAACTTGGATGATGTGCGTAACCTGGAGGATAAAAATCGGTTTGGTATTGATCCTTTACACGGTTATTTCGTGGGAGCGATGAAGACTTACTCGGAGTTGTCGGTTTGTGCCGGATCTCTACACGTGATCGGGGTCAGATTCACTCCCTGCGGGCTGACTGTTTTCACAAAAAAGCCTTTAGGGGAGTTGAGTGGGCAGAGACTTCATTTGAGGGACGTGGGATTTCTTTTTCATGAAGAGTTCGCTTCTTTTTTGAGGGAGAAAAACACGTTGGTAGAAAGATTGCAAGTAATTGAAGCTTTTTTGATGTCTCGGTTGAAATATGCGGAGGAAGTTGACAGGCAAATTGTGTGGACAACCGGGGTGATCCGTCAGGCCGGGGGATTGTTGCCTATTCGGGAGTTAATGAGTCGGGTATGCATCTGTCAACGCCATTTTGAACGTCGTTTTAAACATGCCACGGGTTACACGCCAAAAGAGTATAGCCGGGTCGTGAAATTTCGTCGGGCAATGGATGTACTTCGTCAGGTTTCCGGGAATAACCTCTTTTCCGTGGCGGTCGATTGCGGGTATTATGATTCTTCTCACTTGGTGAAGGAGTTCAAGAAATTATCGGGTAGTTCCCCGATGGTTTTCACGTCCTTACCGGCAGATACTCCGATCACTTATTTAGGGGAATAA
- a CDS encoding pyridoxamine 5'-phosphate oxidase family protein, which yields MEELKRKAELLLEQCESVVLTSIDENGFPRPVPMSKVKAEGITTIWFATGTYSEKTEHFRVNPKAGVCFQKEINSVVLTGYIEIITDEAEKKALWQDWFIEHFPGGVNDPTYCVLKFTAKRATYWLDFQFVKGEV from the coding sequence ATGGAAGAATTGAAACGAAAAGCGGAATTATTACTGGAGCAATGCGAAAGTGTGGTACTGACTTCTATTGACGAAAACGGTTTTCCCCGTCCTGTACCGATGTCAAAGGTGAAAGCGGAGGGGATAACTACAATCTGGTTTGCTACCGGAACGTATTCCGAGAAAACGGAACACTTTCGGGTGAATCCTAAAGCGGGAGTGTGTTTCCAGAAGGAGATTAACAGTGTCGTGCTGACCGGGTACATCGAGATTATTACCGACGAGGCAGAAAAGAAAGCCTTGTGGCAGGATTGGTTTATCGAGCATTTTCCCGGAGGTGTGAATGACCCGACTTATTGTGTTTTGAAATTCACTGCAAAGCGGGCAACTTACTGGCTGGACTTTCAATTTGTGAAGGGGGAGGTGTAA
- a CDS encoding GyrI-like domain-containing protein, giving the protein MEQKLTTKEEYLKRINVIVEYINNHLDENIDLGMLAEMSGFSPWHFHRIVRAFLGEPVGAFITRVRVETAARLLRYSDLSVQDIAYRVGYDVPSSLSKSFKQFYDISPNEYRNNKNCTIMKPVEMRPDLKLEFEERVLAPKRVIYIWLMGAYNQLDYCAAWQRLWNYVREENLFAPEVEHICVYHDDPKVTEQDKLRTDVCLVLPRVGKPKGEVGVKEVPGGKYAVFRYQGPYENLRAVYDTIYAKWIPEKGYKLGDTPGFEKYLNHPDHTEPENLITEIYIPVQ; this is encoded by the coding sequence ATGGAACAGAAATTGACAACGAAAGAAGAGTATTTGAAAAGGATCAACGTGATCGTGGAATATATCAATAATCATCTGGATGAGAATATTGATCTCGGGATGTTAGCCGAGATGTCCGGTTTTTCTCCTTGGCATTTCCACCGGATCGTGCGTGCCTTTCTGGGAGAACCTGTGGGGGCTTTCATCACCCGGGTACGTGTCGAGACTGCAGCTCGCTTGTTACGCTATTCCGATTTGTCCGTGCAGGACATTGCTTATCGGGTTGGGTATGATGTGCCTTCTTCTTTGTCGAAAAGTTTCAAGCAATTCTATGATATTTCACCGAATGAATATCGTAATAATAAAAATTGCACGATTATGAAACCAGTAGAAATGAGACCCGATTTGAAGTTAGAGTTTGAAGAACGAGTGTTGGCCCCGAAACGAGTGATTTACATTTGGCTAATGGGTGCATATAATCAGTTGGATTATTGTGCGGCATGGCAAAGATTATGGAATTACGTGAGGGAAGAAAATCTTTTTGCCCCGGAAGTGGAGCATATCTGTGTTTACCATGATGATCCGAAGGTGACGGAGCAGGATAAATTGCGGACAGATGTGTGTCTTGTACTTCCCCGTGTCGGAAAGCCGAAAGGGGAGGTTGGTGTAAAAGAAGTTCCCGGGGGAAAATATGCGGTATTTCGTTATCAAGGACCGTATGAAAACTTACGTGCCGTGTATGATACAATTTATGCCAAGTGGATTCCGGAAAAAGGTTATAAGTTGGGAGATACTCCCGGTTTCGAGAAGTATCTGAACCATCCGGATCATACCGAGCCGGAAAATCTGATTACTGAAATTTATATTCCGGTACAATGA
- a CDS encoding RNA polymerase sigma factor translates to MEYRQFLDGVNRKEDKAWVELYDYFYAPLCCYAAKIMGNDQMVEDVVQGCFVKLWLSTVCFEDIKVITAYLYRAVYNAALNFVRDQKRSKKAHEVWMGQVVSDESDAVEMALEEEAITRFYTVITRLPEQQRDILLRSMKGERVRDMAEKLGISENTVKTQKKRAYAFVREQLGDVWMVIVGLFFV, encoded by the coding sequence ATGGAATATAGGCAATTTTTAGATGGGGTTAATCGTAAAGAGGATAAAGCTTGGGTTGAGCTATATGATTATTTTTATGCTCCACTATGTTGCTATGCGGCAAAAATTATGGGGAATGACCAAATGGTGGAAGATGTGGTGCAGGGATGTTTCGTGAAATTGTGGCTTTCAACTGTCTGTTTTGAAGATATAAAAGTAATTACAGCTTATTTATACCGTGCCGTGTACAATGCCGCACTTAATTTTGTTCGTGACCAGAAAAGAAGTAAAAAGGCCCATGAGGTGTGGATGGGACAAGTCGTTAGTGATGAAAGTGATGCTGTAGAGATGGCCTTGGAGGAAGAGGCTATTACTCGTTTTTATACCGTGATCACACGTTTACCCGAGCAACAACGGGATATTTTATTACGAAGTATGAAAGGAGAAAGAGTAAGGGATATGGCAGAGAAGTTGGGTATATCTGAAAATACGGTGAAAACACAAAAAAAGAGGGCCTATGCTTTTGTACGTGAGCAATTAGGGGATGTTTGGATGGTAATTGTCGGGTTGTTTTTCGTGTAG
- a CDS encoding FecR family protein, giving the protein MKWDEIHDQSRVVVDKAIENLLAEGKEVEKKENDIVEKLRDVEYVGKKLEKRKRYSGKDAFLRLKHQMERRKRLRVAMWMASAACVAVVCVILLQWKQIEVLLPKTSTIVKQENIFPAEMKAILVRADGEQVVLGKEYRNWEEIGNVLIAADSTGLEYNRLKQTNTDTVVFNQLIVPRGGLYLLVLADGTRVWMNSDSHLKYPVMFAGGKREVILSGEAYFDVVKDKSAPFIVRTESGNIEVLGTEFNIKCYSDETALVTTLVNGKVKFDDGINPSVILKPEEQLIFEKENSQSIVRKVNVNHYISWKDNRLSFQGETLDMIMKTLSRWYNVEVVFEDSTLKALEFSGNLDRFTDIQEFLSLFELGVNVKFEVKNRTVYIRKGN; this is encoded by the coding sequence ATGAAATGGGATGAGATACATGATCAATCACGTGTGGTTGTAGACAAAGCGATAGAAAACTTATTAGCCGAGGGGAAGGAGGTAGAGAAGAAGGAGAATGATATAGTGGAGAAATTACGGGATGTAGAGTACGTGGGCAAGAAATTAGAAAAACGGAAACGTTATTCAGGAAAAGATGCTTTTTTGCGGCTAAAACATCAAATGGAAAGGAGAAAACGTTTGCGAGTGGCAATGTGGATGGCAAGTGCAGCGTGTGTGGCTGTTGTTTGTGTAATCTTGTTGCAGTGGAAACAAATAGAAGTGTTGTTGCCGAAAACGAGTACGATTGTAAAGCAGGAAAATATTTTTCCGGCGGAGATGAAAGCAATATTGGTGAGAGCGGACGGGGAACAAGTTGTGTTAGGAAAAGAGTATCGTAATTGGGAAGAGATCGGGAATGTATTGATTGCTGCAGACTCGACAGGATTGGAATATAATCGTTTGAAACAAACTAATACAGATACGGTCGTTTTTAATCAATTAATAGTTCCCCGGGGTGGTTTGTATTTGTTGGTATTGGCAGATGGTACACGGGTATGGATGAATTCTGATTCACATTTGAAATATCCGGTAATGTTTGCCGGTGGTAAGCGGGAGGTGATTTTAAGCGGTGAAGCGTATTTTGACGTGGTAAAAGATAAATCAGCCCCTTTTATCGTGAGAACGGAATCAGGAAATATAGAAGTGTTAGGAACGGAGTTTAATATAAAATGTTATTCGGATGAGACAGCTCTGGTTACAACCTTGGTAAATGGTAAAGTGAAATTTGATGATGGAATAAATCCGTCTGTGATTTTGAAACCGGAGGAACAGCTGATATTTGAAAAAGAAAATAGCCAATCGATCGTTCGGAAAGTAAATGTAAATCATTATATCAGTTGGAAAGATAATCGTTTATCCTTCCAAGGGGAGACTCTAGACATGATTATGAAGACATTATCACGATGGTATAACGTGGAGGTCGTGTTTGAAGATAGTACTTTGAAAGCGTTAGAGTTTTCTGGAAACCTAGATAGATTTACAGATATACAAGAATTTCTTTCTCTTTTTGAACTTGGTGTAAATGTGAAATTTGAGGTAAAGAACCGAACGGTATATATACGGAAAGGAAATTAA